Proteins from a single region of Pseudorasbora parva isolate DD20220531a chromosome 22, ASM2467924v1, whole genome shotgun sequence:
- the plvapb gene encoding plasmalemma vesicle associated protein b, with protein sequence MYNNSYSRATLGLEAKKIHKAKGKSCGYYMRIVFFFSSLIQSLIIASLVLFLVYGQPEKTAEEKRVEELEQAFNKFSTDNTKLRKEKADLTGALKAKTVEKEAADKEITKLKNDLNATSVSSRNFQKNLLLCETNKLKLASTRNTPLPCPPTNNNQNEIKTLNTLLDQQKVLYGILKSNFSQTVEYLKTDLENAVKDKNEHHTQLIQIRQENMNLKSQLDVYTKKCKEDFAQSLQGIQTVTSAFLTKIDNFFSNSVTFHLTCPKQEEQMDRIRSNCSSLSRQVEDKFQSYLNNVGAKVSDIQKQSSWLEVQNTELTSELDKCKTGREKEAAESSKKLQDAQQTCDRQLEQLLKDQSRLRDAKDLLDAQLAVKDATLISLQNGCVQQPKTSGLQPPGKAGLHPSLPGRSH encoded by the exons ATGTACAACAACAGCTACTCCCGGGCCACATTAGGGCTCGAGGCGAAAAAAATCCACAAGGCGAAGGGGAAAAGCTGCGGCTACTACATGAGGATTGTGTTCTTCTTTTCGTCTCTAATCCAGTCCCTCATCATCGCCAGTTTGGTGCTCTTCCTTGTGTACGGCCAGCCGGAGAAGACAGCTGAAGAGAAGAGAGTAGAAGAGCTGGAGCAGGCCTTTAACAAGTTCTCAACAGACAACACCAAACTCAGAAAAGAGAAAGCTGACCTCACCGGTGCCCTCAAAGCAAAGACTGTAGAGAAGGAAGCAGCAGACAAAGAGATAACAAAGCTGAAAAATGATTTGAACGCAACAAGTGTCAGTAGCAGAAACTTTCAGAAGAACCTC CTTCTTTGTGAGACCAATAAATTGAAGCTTGCAAGCACTCGAAATACTCCACTGCCATGTCCACCAACCAATAACAATCAGAACG aaataaaaactCTGAATACTCTTCTGGATCAGCAGAAAGTTCTGTATGGTATCCTTAAGAGTAACTTCAGCCAGACAGTGGAGTACCTCAAAACTGACTTGGAAAATGCAGTGAAGGATAAAAACGAACATCATACTCAGCTGATACAAATAAGACAGGAAAACATGAATTTGAAATCCCAACTTGATGTTTACACCAAGAAATGCAAAGAAGACTTTGCCCAGTCTCTCCAAGGCATCCAGACGGTCACAAGTGCCTTCCTAACCAAAATTGACAACTTCTTCTCCAACTCGGTCACGTTTCACCTCACCTGCCCGAAACAGGAAGAACAGATGGACAGGATTCGCTCCAACTGCTCCAGCCTTTCTCGGCAGGTGGAGGACAAGTTCCAGAGCTACCTCAACAATGTGGGAGCCAAAGTCTCGGACATTCAAAAGCAGAGCAGCTGGTTGGAAGTGCAGAATACGGAGCTGACTTCAGAACTGGACAAGTGTAAAACAGGCCGAGAGAAAGAGGCGGCAGAGAGCAGCAAAAAACTGCAGGACGCCCAGCAGACGTGTGACCGACAACTGGAGCAGCTTCTCAAGGATCAGAGCAGACTGAGGGATGCCAAAGATCTGCTAGACGCACAGCTTGCTGTGAAGGACGCCACCCTCATATCTCTGCAAAATGGCTGTGTACAACAG CCCAAAACTTCTGGTCTTCAGCCCCCAGGCAAGGCTGGCCTGCATCCCTCCTTACCTGGTAGGAGCCATTAA